The Oryzias latipes chromosome 1, ASM223467v1 genome contains a region encoding:
- the LOC101158745 gene encoding UPF0687 protein C20orf27 homolog isoform X2 — MATGRKGSTSKAGGVRFPDDDEPPGSPTRRDDRSEVSSLLAVREKDGSFLVKAGFLKSHHTYEVVFTLPEVPALGRELSTAPSSSPSRRTPNLRVQRIGATLEGGVKVTCEYRTHQEGVTQEDLTLVTKGRKDHSLKIRVQAKVIDPHHGTPMLQEGVRCLGPLLRRGSERKRT, encoded by the exons ATGGCGACAGGAAGAAAAG GCTCCACCTCCAAAGCCGGGGGGGTGCGTTTCCCTGACGACGACGAGCCTCCCGGCTCCCCGACGCGGAGGGACGACCGGTCCGAGGTGTCCAGCCTGCTCGCCGTTCGGGAGAAGGACGGCAGCTTCCTGGTGAAG GCTGGCTTCCTGAAGAGCCACCACACCTACGAGGTCGTCTTCACACTCCCAGAAGTCCCTGCTCTGGGCAGAGAGCTCTCCACCGCTCCTTCGTCCTCCCCGTCCAGGAGAACCCCGAACCTCCGAGTCCAGAGGATCGGCGCCACACTGGAGG GGGGGGTGAAGGTGACCTGCGAGTACCGGACCCACCAGGAGGGGGTGACCCAGGAGGACCTCACGCTGGTGACCAAAGGCAGGAAGGACCACAGTCTGAAGATCAGAGTCCAGGCCAAAGTCATCG ACCCTCATCACGGGACCCCCATGCTGCAGGAGGGCGTGAGGTGCCTGGGCCCCCTCCTGAGGCGGGGCAGCGAGCGTAAGAGGACGTGA
- the LOC110015914 gene encoding sterile alpha motif domain-containing protein 9-like codes for MEADRREHITSCPSVASNKSKDEHLNFCRDIRTKMDVDLGEDSSSCPSVASDKSKDEPLTFSKHSRNMNPTATASIMKDDGLQTKYEKSDLELPLRIEDWTKDHVKAWLVCKLRVSEKVAQNLYDQELSGACLTSFEKDDLLDLGVPRAPALQILRETEKFRRHSDTLVSSVGTPHSDYEVKKAQDMSGRLNEFMETETVSSDSGIQSLSSAMQMLEMPQYKMKLGQDESSNYAHSMIEIPDSETAVQPQKSFSQLRPFDKSNSSMFYMENAILPPMAGPSNLIDPVHEYVLFPNDDEASEKEILYEFKKEVFCFSASCMNSRTNGTIHFGVDRLSDREEIGQVVGQKIRSFRDYNQAFESSFGEFFEEQHVDTARMCIRVPHFIQVCHRDGTTSDRWVIEVDVVPVYSQTLDTIFYAQLGIMAADESQHCKTECLFIRDGPQSTNILEDPNPRVTQNKLKGLTDKVKSWATARKSADERCENRIFQSNQGQRLKQLITRGKDAFDSYLQVIVVTDKCPPSQLEFMDFLKEMRVFAVLEFDPESDVNGTCSFYRKDCVANLHFPNMYTAQDSMSTIIGKLNLYKHTSWIFCNGRLNEENEADKALTPSEWIKRRSGEISSMVTWLCNPELISKDKLLVIFVLHSAVTEISSPILETFCAMYRSLEGAENMLCLCRDSDVFNDWKRLVEIRCQEEITNKCIYELSLNEISSTIKKLKEPKTRSSQRYLPSTGSSSVLLAKKEEELMTVLDILCENECENTEIETNESFQEFKKKTEEDFYRGGQVTWWNFYLSEIENSLPFIQRDKYNELYELIVPVGVPTSQCAMINLFHHPGCGGTTLAMHVLWNLRSKFRCAVVKNNKATNNDIAVQVINLLTYGRQSQPGNTPVLLLVDNWDDVEDLKLCLLSVSREKNQQSNLMVVILNCERTQFPEERSRNSRIPNVFITNKLSPKEQKLFSAKLQQLENDHEKPDTFYAFMIMTNNFSETYIANVVSNTVKDLDATSPQGKLFSFLALLNTFVNGSYISLSLCEELVGIKNPLWKQETLDEKMDPYSSLLITFTVEEHGTYQAVRFLHQMIAQKCLDILKQDHGLSLSDMVMDILECDTVYKSCMGKDFLYQNIQSMLVTRHRKEQGGDKNTQFSPLIEKINEEEGSEKIKIVLEKATERFDRSATLPQALARHFYLNEKDFNSALHWAKDAQGKNPNSYIADTVGQVYKSQLKKYIDDSGNPTPEVLKECLIVGSKAVKAFQYSQELANKDEQMDPFEMHNIKRSKSYNTSGYVGEMEVMMVLLDNIKGLPSFQANKLEEDKMRQFLKGHISANQLHLDHSNTTAGQFVAVLTEHERFLASFKPKLKEIFTFFENYFTYLRQRSQEREAADERNKKKLSELFRKYIEIFSSSEEEKASEKAKNPKLSLHQEVMDQMNYLEMKRVDSFAGLLQCLTEKTAKEMEFVLNKWKFIFENTPSRSGTTLNFILANIVMHCIKPSSKLVKRYEELVDLLDKELQKEGTRSNLTEMYYLSMLLMWPAKDRKLESTPTYKDISTYVMSAKKSFHRRFSHLIPARSAIAHFFLGNSSGLKRIVPKVKLDRILAQVYKQDSCSCQSSQPRNVHRLWQSGTAWKEPDVQKELLRVKGRSENGEIYINYGGNLKMLVRPAYLGDIRTGYSREDVLFYLGFTMEGPVAYDVQYENDK; via the exons ATGGAGGCTGACAGGAGGGAACACATCACTTCCTGTCCATCGGTGGCGAGTAACAAGTCAAAAGATGAACATCTGAACTTCTGCAGGGACATCCG aacAAAGATGGACGTTGATTTGGGGGAGGACTCCTCTTCCTGCCCTTCAGTGGCGAGTGacaaatcaaaagatgaacCTTTGACGTTCAGCAAGCACAGCAG gAATATGAATCCAACAGCAACTGCATCAATAATGAAAGATGACGGACTGCAAACAAAATAT GAGAAATCTGACCTTGAGCTGCCACTGAGGATTGAAGATTGGACCAAAGACCACGTGAAAGCCTGGCTAGTCTGTAAACTCAGAGTATCAGAGAAAGTTGCACAGAATCTCTATGACCAGGAGTTGTCTGGAGCTTGCCTCACCTCCTTTGAGAAAGACGATTTGTTAGATCTAGGTGTTCCACGAGCCCCAGCTTTACAGATTTTAAGAGAGACTGAAAAGTTCAGGAGACATTCAGACACGTTGGTGTCCAGTGTTGGAACACCACACAGTGATTATGAGGTCAAAAAAGCTCAAGACATGTCAGGAAGATTGAATGAATTCATGGAAACGGAAACAGTGTCATCAGATTCAGGAATTCAGAGTCTAAGTTCTGCAATGCAGATGCTCGAAATGCCACAATACAAAATGAAGTTAGGCCAAGATGAAAGCTCAAACTATGCACATAGTATGATTGAGATTCCTGACAGTGAAACAGCTGTACAACCTCAAAAGTCCTTTAGCCAGCTCCGACCCTTTGATAAAAGTAATTCCTCCATGTTTTATATGGAAAATGCTATTCTTCCCCCCATGGCTGGGCCAAGTAATCTTATTGATCCCGTCCACGAGTATGTCCTCTTTCCAAATGATGATGAAGCCAGTGAAAAGGAGATTCTTTATGAATTCAAAAaggaagtgttttgtttttctgctagCTGCATGAATTCCCGAACCAACGGAACTATACATTTTGGAGTAGACAGACTGTCAGACCGTGAAGAGATTGGCCAAGTGGTTGGGCAAAAGATCAGATCTTTCAGAGACTACAATCAGGCTTTTGAATCGTCTTTTGGAGAGTTCTTTGAGGAACAGCATGTTGATACTGCAAGAATGTGCATTAGAGTACCACATTTTATTCAAGTTTGCCATCGAGATGGAACCACCTCAGACAGATGGGTGATTGAAGTAGATGTAGTCCCAGTTTATTCACAGACACTAGATACAATCTTTTATGCTCAACTGGGTATTATGGCTGCAGACGAAAGTCAGCACTGCAAAACAGAATGTCTTTTTATCCGGGATGGTCCACAATCTACTAACATTTTAGAGGATCCGAATCCTCGAGTTACTCAAAACAAACTGAAAGGCTTGACTGATAAAGTGAAGAGCTGGGCAACAGCCCGAAAATCTGCTGATGAAAGATGTGAAAACCGGATTTTTCAAAGCAATCAGGGTCAAAGGCTGAAGCAACTCATAACACGGGGGAAAGATGCATTTGACAGCTATCTTCAGGTTATTGTTGTCACCGACAAATGTCCACCAAGCCAGCTGGAGTTCATGGATTTTCTGAAAGAGATGAGGGTCTTTGCTGTACTTGAGTTTGACCCGGAGTCTGACGTGAACGGAACATGcagtttttacagaaaagatTGCGTTGCCAATCTTCACTTTCCAAACATGTACACTGCACAAGACAGCATGTCTACAATCATTGGAAAACTAAACCTGTATAAGCACACCAGCTGGATTTTCTGCAATGGGCGTCTGAATGAGGAGAACGAGGCAGACAAGGCACTAACACCCAGCGAATGGATTAAGAGACGCTCCGGGGAGATCAGCAGCATGGTAACCTGGCTTTGTAACCCAGAATTGATTTCCAAAGATAAACTCTTGGTCATATTTGTTCTTCACTCTGCAGTAACTGAAATCTCAAGCCCAATTCTAGAGACATTCTGTGCAATGTATCGCTCTCTGGAAGGCGCTGAGAACATGTTGTGCTTATGCAGAGATTCAGATGTATTCAATGACTGGAAGCGTCTGGTAGAGATTCGGTGCCAGGAAGAAATTACCAATAAATGCATCTACGAACTGAGTCTTAATGAGATATCAAGCACCATCAAGAAACTTAAAGAACCAAAAACACGATCTTCACAGAGATACCTGCCATCGACAGGCTCCAGCTCGGTCCTGCTggcaaaaaaagaggaagaactcATGACTGTCTTAGAcattttgtgtgaaaatgaGTGTGAGAACACAGAAATCGAAACAAATGAGTCTTTCCAGGAGTTCAAGAAAAAAACCGAAGAGGACTTTTACAGAGGAGGACAAGTTACATGGTGGAACTTCTACCTCTCAGAGATTGAGAACAGCCTGCCTTTCATCCAACGAGACAAATACAATGAGTTGTATGAGCTGATCGTACCTGTTGGAGTCCCCACATCTCAATGTGCCATGATCAATCTCTTCCATCACCCTGGATGTGGGGGGACTACTCTAGCAATGCATGTTCTTTGGAACCTGAGGAGTAAGTTCAGATGTGCTGTTGTCAAGAACAACAAGGCAACCAACAATGACATTGCCGTGCAGGTCATAAACTTACTCACTTATGGAAGACAGAGTCAGCCAGGCAACACACCTGTCCTCCTATTGGTGGACAACTGGGATGATGTGGAAGATCTAAAGCTGTGCCTTCTGAGTGTTTCTCGTGAGAAAAACCAACAGAGCAATCTGATGGTAGTCATACTGAACTGTGAGAGAACACAGTTTCCTGAAGAAAGATCTCGAAATAGCCGCATTCCAAACGTGTTTATAACCAACAAGCTGTCCCCTAAAGAGCAGAAACTGTTTTCTGCAAAACTCCAGCAGCTCGAGAATGACCATGAGAAGCCTGACACCTTCTACGCCTTCATGATAATGACTAATAACTTCAGTGAAACCTATATCGCTAATGTGGTGAGCAACACCGTTAAAGACCTTGATGCCACTAGCCCACAAGGCAAGCTCTTTTCTTTCCTGGCCCTGCTGAACACCTTTGTCAATGGATCCTACATATCACTGTCTCTCTGCGAAGAGTTGGTTGGCATCAAGAATCCCCTATGGAAGCAAGAAACTCTCGATGAAAAAATGGATCCTTATTCCAGCCTTCTGATTACGTTTACTGTTGAGGAGCATGGCACCTATCAGGCAGTGAGATTCTTGCATCAAATGATTGCTCAAAAGTGTCTTGACATTCTAAAACAAGACCACGGTCTCTCTCTGTCTGACATGGTAATGGACATCTTGGAGTGTGACACAGTCTATAAATCATGCATGGGCAAAGATTTCCTTTATCAAAACATTCAGAGCATGCTTGTCACGCGCCACAGAAAAGAACAAGGTggggacaaaaacacacagttttCTCCATTAattgagaaaataaatgaagaagaaGGTTCTGAGAAAATCAAAATTGTCCTGGAAAAAGCCACAGAGAGGTTTGACAGAAGTGCAACACTTCCTCAGGCACTTGCAAGACATTTCTACTTGAACGAGAAAGACTTTAATTCTGCTCTTCATTGGGCCAAGGACGCGCAGGGAAAAAACCCAAATTCTTACATTGCTGACACGGTTGGACAAGTGTACAAAAGTCAACTCAAAAAGTACATTGATGACTCAGGTAATCCCACCCCCGAAGTGCTAAAAGAATGCCTGATTGTGGGATCCAAGGCTGTTAAGGCATTTCAGTATTCTCAGGAACTGGCCAATaaagatgaacagatggatcCATTTGAGATGCACAACATAAAGAGATCAAAGTCCTACAACACATCTGGTTATGTTGGAGAAATGGAAGTCATGATGGTCCTTCTTGACAATATTAAAGGTCTCCCTTCTTTTCAGGCCAACAAACTTGAAGAAGACAAAATGCGTCAGTTTCTCAAAGGTCACATTTCAGCAAACCAGTTACATCTTGATCACAGCAACACAACCGCCGGCCAGTTTGTGGCTGTCCTGACAGAACATGAGAGATTTTTGGCTTCCTTCAAGCCGAAACTCAAAgaaatatttaccttttttgaAAACTACTTTACTTATCTACGACAGAGGTCCCAGGAAAGGGAAGCGGCcgatgaaagaaacaaaaaaaagttatcagaaCTATTCCGAAAGTACATTGAGATCTTCAGCAGTTCAGAAGAAGAGAAGGCATCTGAAAAGGCCAAGAACCCAAAGCTTAGTCTCCATCAGGAAGTAATGGACCAAATGAACTATCTGGAAATGAAGCGAGTAGATTCCTTCGCTGGACTTCTTCAGTGTCTAACTGagaaaactgcaaaagaaaTGGAGTTTGTTCTCAATAAATGGAAGTTTATCTTTGAGAACACGCCTTCTAGATCTGGAACCACACTGAACTTCATCTTGGCAAACATAGTGATGCACTGCATCAAGCCCTCTTCAAAGCTGGTGAAAAGGTACGAGGAGTTGGTTGACCTTTTGGACAAGGAACTGCAAAAGGAAGGAACCCGTTCAAATTTGACTGAGATGTACTACCTATCAATGCTGCTCATGTGGCctgcaaaagacagaaaactggaGAGCACTCCAACCTATAAGGATATCAGCACTTATGTCATGTCAGCCAAGAAATCTTTCCATCGACGCTTTTCTCACTTGATTCCAGCTCGAAGTGCAATAGCTCATTTTTTTCTGGGGAACTCCAGTGGATTAAAGCGAATAGTACCCAAAGTGAAGCTTGACAGAATTCTTGCCCAGGTGTATAAACAGGACAGTTGCAGCTGTCAGAGTAGTCAGCCACGTAACGTGCACCGTCTGTGGCAGAGTGGAACTGCGTGGAAGGAGCCCGACGTGCAGAAAGAACTGTTGAGGGTTAAAGGGAGATCAGAAAACGGGGAAATCTACATCAACTATGGAGGAAACCTGAAAATGTTGGTTCGCCCAGCTTATCTGGGTGACATCCGGACTGGATACAGCCGGGAGGATGTACTTTTCTACCTGGGATTTACTATGGAAGGTCCGGTGGCATACGATGTACAGTATGAAAATGACAAGTGA
- the LOC101158745 gene encoding UPF0687 protein C20orf27 homolog isoform X1: protein MATGRKGSTSKAGGVRFPDDDEPPGSPTRRDDRSEVSSLLAVREKDGSFLVKAGFLKSHHTYEVVFTLPEVPALGRELSTAPSSSPSRRTPNLRVQRIGATLEVAGFCKPQEVSMRALSVCSGGVKVTCEYRTHQEGVTQEDLTLVTKGRKDHSLKIRVQAKVIDPHHGTPMLQEGVRCLGPLLRRGSERKRT, encoded by the exons ATGGCGACAGGAAGAAAAG GCTCCACCTCCAAAGCCGGGGGGGTGCGTTTCCCTGACGACGACGAGCCTCCCGGCTCCCCGACGCGGAGGGACGACCGGTCCGAGGTGTCCAGCCTGCTCGCCGTTCGGGAGAAGGACGGCAGCTTCCTGGTGAAG GCTGGCTTCCTGAAGAGCCACCACACCTACGAGGTCGTCTTCACACTCCCAGAAGTCCCTGCTCTGGGCAGAGAGCTCTCCACCGCTCCTTCGTCCTCCCCGTCCAGGAGAACCCCGAACCTCCGAGTCCAGAGGATCGGCGCCACACTGGAGG tCGCTGGCTTTTGCAAACCACAGGAAGTGAGCATGAGAGCCTTGTCTGTCTGCTCAGGGGGGGTGAAGGTGACCTGCGAGTACCGGACCCACCAGGAGGGGGTGACCCAGGAGGACCTCACGCTGGTGACCAAAGGCAGGAAGGACCACAGTCTGAAGATCAGAGTCCAGGCCAAAGTCATCG ACCCTCATCACGGGACCCCCATGCTGCAGGAGGGCGTGAGGTGCCTGGGCCCCCTCCTGAGGCGGGGCAGCGAGCGTAAGAGGACGTGA